Proteins from a single region of Patulibacter sp. SYSU D01012:
- the cimA gene encoding citramalate synthase gives MTDTAPTRPFELYDATLRDGMQGEGMSLSADEKLRVATKLDELGVHLIEAGFPASNPKEQELFGLLAGETWTNAQIAAFGMTRRRDVRAEDDPALRILADCFCAVTTIVGKTWGLHLEKVVRVDREENLRLIADSVAFLRGEGKRVIYDAEHFFDAWRDDEAYALRCLRAAVEAGADTLTLCDTNGSSLPLQVHDAVARVVAELGAHARVAIHAHDDAGCGVANSLLAVQAGATQVQGTTNGIGERTGNANLTTITADLELKMGIRSLPDGGLARLTETSLFVDELLNRTPRASQPYVGRNAFAHKGGLHIAGIRNDARTFEHVDPEAVGNSREVLVSELAGKGTVVEKAAAAGVEVDDAQAARIIERVKELEHRGYHFEAADASFELLMRRETGAYEPLFTLESWRVIVEQRAGGQVETEATIKIWIGDERFVRTAEGNGPVHALDGALRAAIAQVHPHLADIELADFRVRILDSTKGTDAVTRVIIDATDGRETWGSIGVSGNVIAASWEALVDSLARSEQPGRRGVAAGGAAAGA, from the coding sequence ATGACCGACACCGCTCCCACCCGCCCCTTCGAGCTCTACGACGCCACCCTCCGGGACGGCATGCAGGGCGAGGGGATGTCCCTCTCCGCGGACGAGAAGCTCCGCGTCGCCACGAAGCTCGACGAGCTCGGCGTGCACCTGATCGAGGCGGGCTTCCCCGCGTCGAACCCCAAGGAGCAGGAGCTCTTCGGGCTGCTGGCCGGCGAGACGTGGACGAACGCGCAGATCGCCGCGTTCGGGATGACCCGTCGCCGCGACGTGCGCGCCGAGGACGACCCGGCGCTGCGGATCCTGGCCGACTGCTTCTGCGCCGTCACGACGATCGTCGGCAAGACGTGGGGCCTGCACCTCGAGAAGGTCGTGCGCGTCGACCGTGAGGAGAACCTGCGACTGATCGCGGACTCCGTCGCGTTCCTGCGCGGCGAGGGCAAGCGGGTCATCTACGACGCCGAGCACTTCTTCGACGCCTGGCGCGACGACGAGGCGTACGCGCTGCGCTGCCTGCGCGCCGCCGTCGAGGCCGGCGCCGACACGCTGACGCTCTGCGACACGAACGGCTCGTCGCTGCCGCTGCAGGTCCACGACGCCGTCGCGCGCGTCGTCGCCGAGCTCGGCGCGCACGCCCGGGTGGCGATCCACGCGCACGACGACGCCGGGTGCGGCGTCGCGAACTCGCTGCTCGCCGTCCAGGCCGGGGCCACGCAGGTCCAGGGCACGACGAACGGCATCGGCGAGCGCACCGGCAACGCCAACCTGACGACGATCACGGCCGACCTCGAGCTGAAGATGGGCATCCGGTCGCTGCCCGACGGCGGGCTGGCCCGGTTGACGGAGACGTCGCTCTTCGTCGACGAGCTGCTCAACCGCACCCCGCGCGCGTCGCAGCCGTACGTCGGCCGCAACGCGTTCGCGCACAAGGGGGGCCTGCACATCGCCGGCATCCGCAACGACGCGCGGACCTTCGAGCACGTCGACCCCGAGGCGGTCGGCAACAGCCGCGAGGTGCTCGTGTCCGAGCTCGCGGGCAAGGGCACCGTCGTCGAGAAGGCCGCCGCCGCGGGCGTCGAGGTCGACGACGCGCAGGCCGCCCGGATCATCGAGCGGGTGAAGGAGCTCGAGCACCGCGGGTACCACTTCGAGGCGGCCGACGCCTCCTTCGAGCTGCTCATGCGGCGCGAGACGGGCGCCTACGAGCCGCTGTTCACGCTCGAGTCGTGGCGCGTGATCGTCGAGCAGCGCGCGGGCGGCCAGGTCGAGACGGAGGCGACGATCAAGATCTGGATCGGCGACGAGCGCTTCGTCCGCACCGCCGAGGGCAACGGCCCCGTCCACGCGCTCGACGGCGCGCTGCGCGCCGCGATCGCGCAGGTCCACCCGCACCTGGCGGACATCGAGCTGGCCGACTTCCGCGTCCGCATCCTCGACTCGACGAAGGGCACCGACGCCGTCACGCGCGTGATCATCGACGCGACGGACGGCCGCGAGACCTGGGGCTCCATCGGCGTGAGCGGCAACGTCATCGCGGCGTCGTGGGAGGCGCTCGTCGACTCGCTCGCGCGGTCCGAGCAGCCGGGCCGGCGCGGCGTGGCCGCGGGCGGGGCGGCGGCGGGCGCATGA
- a CDS encoding DegT/DnrJ/EryC1/StrS family aminotransferase — translation MSDAPRIPLARPVIGPEEEQAVLDVLRSGQLSLGPRLGEFERRFAARIGVPHGSAVSSGTAGLHLALRAVGVERGAGDREVVTSPFSFIATANSVLYEEATPVFVDVDPDTLNVSADAVASAVTSRTVALLPVHIFGYPAEIAGMERHGLPIVEDAAEALGAVHADGTPVGGHGHPTMYAFYANKQMTTGEGGMVTTADPAIKARIDSERNQGRAPDMQWLDHDRLGFNYRMSDIACALGIAQLGRLDDMLASRAQVAAWYREALAGLVDRTGVELLCEDRGGARRSWFVFVVRVPRGVDRDATISRLAERGIQTRPYLPAIHLFAFYRERLGFREGQFPVAEDAAARGLSLPFFPGMTQDQVATVVAELTAVLTGD, via the coding sequence ATGAGCGACGCGCCGCGCATCCCGCTCGCCCGGCCGGTCATCGGGCCCGAGGAGGAGCAGGCCGTCCTGGACGTCCTGCGCTCCGGTCAGCTCTCGCTCGGTCCGCGCCTGGGCGAGTTCGAGCGGCGCTTCGCGGCCCGGATCGGCGTGCCGCACGGCTCGGCCGTGTCCTCGGGCACCGCCGGACTGCACCTGGCCCTCCGTGCGGTCGGGGTCGAGCGCGGCGCCGGGGATCGCGAGGTCGTCACGTCGCCCTTCTCGTTCATCGCGACCGCCAACAGCGTCCTGTACGAGGAGGCGACCCCCGTCTTCGTGGACGTCGACCCGGACACGCTCAACGTCTCCGCCGACGCGGTCGCGTCCGCCGTCACCTCCCGTACGGTGGCGCTGCTGCCGGTGCACATCTTCGGCTACCCCGCCGAGATCGCCGGGATGGAGCGCCACGGGCTGCCGATCGTCGAGGACGCCGCCGAGGCCCTCGGCGCGGTGCACGCGGACGGGACGCCCGTGGGCGGCCACGGCCACCCGACGATGTACGCGTTCTACGCGAACAAGCAGATGACGACGGGCGAGGGCGGCATGGTCACGACCGCCGACCCGGCGATCAAGGCGCGCATCGACTCCGAGCGCAACCAGGGCCGCGCCCCGGACATGCAGTGGCTCGACCACGACCGCCTGGGCTTCAACTACCGGATGTCCGACATCGCGTGCGCGCTGGGGATCGCGCAGCTCGGGCGGCTGGACGACATGCTCGCGTCGCGCGCGCAGGTGGCCGCCTGGTACCGCGAGGCGCTCGCGGGGCTCGTCGACCGCACGGGCGTCGAGCTGCTGTGCGAGGACCGCGGAGGCGCCCGCCGCTCGTGGTTCGTCTTCGTCGTGCGGGTGCCGCGCGGCGTGGACCGCGACGCGACGATCTCCCGGCTCGCGGAGCGGGGCATCCAGACGCGGCCGTACCTGCCGGCGATCCACCTGTTCGCGTTCTACCGCGAGCGCCTCGGGTTCCGCGAGGGCCAGTTCCCGGTGGCGGAGGACGCGGCGGCCCGCGGCCTGTCGCTCCCGTTCTTCCCCGGCATGACGCAGGACCAGGTCGCGACGGTCGTCGCCGAGCTGACCGCCGTCCTCACCGGCGACTGA
- a CDS encoding DNA-3-methyladenine glycosylase, with product MRAALPPAFYDRDVVEVARDLVGCVLVHGETAGRIVETEAYHESEPACHGFRGPRATPGPTARTQALFGPPGRAYVYRSYGIHALLNAVCEPEGVAAAVLVRAIEPTAGLDVIRARRRGRPDRELTSGPGRLTLALDVELDLDGSDLQHGPLRILPPDEDDRPVRLVDGERIGITKAVELPWRFADASSTHVSRPWPPGMARPRAGTR from the coding sequence GTGCGCGCGGCGCTCCCGCCCGCCTTCTACGATCGCGACGTCGTCGAGGTCGCGCGCGACCTCGTCGGCTGCGTGCTCGTGCACGGCGAGACGGCGGGCCGGATCGTCGAGACGGAGGCCTATCACGAGAGCGAGCCGGCCTGCCACGGGTTCCGCGGCCCGCGCGCGACGCCCGGTCCGACGGCTCGCACGCAGGCGCTCTTCGGCCCGCCGGGTCGGGCGTACGTGTACCGGTCGTACGGCATCCACGCGCTGTTGAACGCCGTCTGCGAGCCCGAGGGCGTGGCCGCCGCGGTGCTCGTCCGGGCGATCGAGCCGACGGCCGGCCTGGACGTGATCCGCGCTCGTCGTCGCGGACGGCCGGACCGCGAGCTCACGTCCGGCCCGGGCCGCCTGACCCTGGCGCTCGACGTCGAGCTCGACCTGGACGGCAGCGACCTGCAACACGGGCCGTTGCGGATCCTGCCGCCGGACGAGGACGACCGGCCGGTGCGACTCGTCGACGGCGAGCGCATCGGCATCACGAAGGCCGTCGAGCTGCCGTGGCGGTTCGCCGACGCGTCGAGCACCCACGTCTCGCGTCCGTGGCCGCCGGGGATGGCCCGCCCGCGGGCCGGCACCCGCTGA
- a CDS encoding glycosyltransferase family 4 protein, with protein MSAPSVLTLSWEYPPVVEGGLARHVAGLSAALVRRGADVRVLTRGPQASALAAGADGVAVGRVARPAPPAGLEGFLAWVDDLGADLLAAGRRAAGERPPDVVHGHDWLVAAPAAALADELGVPFVTTVHATEHGRHNGWVQAEPQATIHAADVRMVERADAVLVCSAFMRRHVLEVFGPAEDDVVVVRNGLAPAAPVDPADVAALRARLVPDGRPLVLLAGRLVYEKGFQVALRALRRVRDAGGPDARLVVAGDGPHGAELRALATELELGDDAVFLGWSDDGTLPALYAAADVCLVPSLYEPFGLVALEAMRGGCAVVAAATGGLREVVADGTGIRVPPDDVRALAAALRRLLDDPGLRQRLAREGAAHAERFSWDDAADRALAVYGRLVRG; from the coding sequence GTGAGCGCCCCGTCGGTCCTGACGCTGTCGTGGGAGTACCCGCCCGTGGTCGAGGGCGGACTCGCACGGCACGTCGCCGGGCTCTCCGCCGCCCTCGTGCGGCGGGGCGCCGACGTGCGCGTCCTGACGCGGGGGCCGCAGGCGTCCGCCCTCGCGGCGGGCGCGGACGGCGTGGCCGTCGGCCGGGTCGCCCGGCCCGCGCCGCCGGCCGGGCTGGAGGGCTTCCTGGCGTGGGTCGACGACCTCGGCGCCGACCTGCTCGCCGCCGGCCGGCGGGCGGCCGGAGAGCGCCCGCCGGACGTGGTGCACGGCCACGACTGGCTCGTCGCCGCCCCGGCCGCGGCCCTGGCCGACGAGCTCGGCGTCCCCTTCGTCACCACCGTCCACGCGACGGAGCACGGCCGCCACAACGGCTGGGTGCAGGCCGAGCCGCAGGCGACGATCCACGCGGCCGACGTGCGCATGGTCGAACGGGCGGACGCGGTCCTCGTCTGCTCGGCGTTCATGCGGCGGCACGTGCTCGAGGTCTTCGGTCCGGCGGAGGACGACGTGGTCGTCGTCCGCAACGGGCTGGCTCCGGCGGCGCCGGTGGACCCGGCGGACGTCGCGGCGCTGCGGGCGCGGCTCGTGCCGGACGGCCGGCCGCTCGTCCTGCTCGCGGGGCGGCTCGTGTACGAGAAGGGCTTCCAGGTGGCGCTGCGCGCGCTCCGCCGCGTCCGCGACGCCGGTGGGCCCGACGCGCGGCTGGTCGTGGCGGGGGACGGCCCGCACGGCGCGGAGCTGCGCGCGCTCGCGACGGAGCTGGAGCTCGGCGACGACGCGGTCTTCCTGGGGTGGAGCGACGACGGGACGCTGCCGGCGCTCTACGCCGCGGCGGACGTCTGCCTGGTGCCGTCGCTGTACGAGCCGTTCGGGCTCGTCGCGCTCGAGGCGATGCGGGGCGGCTGCGCGGTCGTGGCCGCGGCCACCGGCGGGCTGCGCGAGGTGGTCGCCGACGGCACGGGGATCCGCGTGCCGCCCGACGACGTGCGGGCGCTCGCCGCGGCGCTGCGCCGCCTGCTGGACGATCCAGGGCTGCGGCAGCGGCTGGCGCGGGAGGGCGCCGCCCACGCGGAGCGCTTCTCGTGGGACGACGCGGCCGACCGCGCGCTCGCGGTCTACGGCCGCCTCGTCCGGGGCTGA
- the tyrS gene encoding tyrosine--tRNA ligase, protein MSDPGTDAAFLARNAAAVQPAGVLAERLAGAAREGRQLRVKLGIDPTAPDIHLGHVVVLQKLREFQDLGHRVVLIIGDYTARVGDPSGRSATRPVLSAEGIARNARTFQEQASRVLRTDPELLEVRWNGEWLDMPMDRFLTLARIPKVAQLLERDDFAKRYAGGRPISLLEFVYPLLQGYDSVAVDADVELGGTDQTFNLLFGRDVQRAEGRPEQAVLTMPLLVGLDGVQKMSKSLGNHIGITEPAEEIFGRTMRIPDELIDGWSSLLGVDVSAEAADDPRARKRALARGLCERFAGEGEGLRAQEAFDRLFKDRAVPQDVPEHALGAGDAQVHLPALLAEAFGVSRSEARRAIVQGGVRVDGEPWQTDALDAEATRLDGRVLQLGKRRFVRVVVPE, encoded by the coding sequence ATGAGCGACCCTGGAACCGACGCCGCCTTCCTGGCCCGCAACGCCGCGGCCGTGCAACCCGCCGGCGTGCTCGCGGAGCGCCTGGCCGGCGCGGCGCGCGAGGGGCGTCAGCTGCGGGTCAAGCTCGGGATCGACCCGACGGCCCCGGACATCCACCTGGGCCACGTCGTGGTGCTGCAGAAGCTGCGGGAGTTCCAGGACCTGGGCCACCGCGTCGTCCTCATCATCGGCGACTACACGGCTCGGGTCGGGGACCCGAGCGGCCGGTCGGCGACGCGCCCCGTCCTGAGCGCCGAGGGGATCGCGCGCAACGCGCGGACGTTCCAGGAGCAGGCCTCCCGGGTGCTGCGGACGGACCCGGAGCTGCTCGAGGTCCGCTGGAACGGCGAGTGGCTCGACATGCCGATGGACCGCTTCCTGACCCTGGCGCGGATCCCCAAGGTCGCGCAGCTGCTCGAGCGGGACGACTTCGCCAAGCGGTACGCGGGGGGACGACCGATCAGCCTGCTCGAGTTCGTCTACCCCCTGCTGCAGGGCTACGACTCGGTGGCCGTCGACGCCGACGTCGAGCTCGGGGGGACGGACCAGACGTTCAACCTGCTCTTCGGCCGGGACGTCCAGCGGGCGGAGGGCCGACCCGAGCAGGCGGTGCTCACGATGCCGCTGCTCGTCGGGCTCGACGGCGTGCAGAAGATGTCGAAGTCGCTGGGCAACCACATCGGGATCACGGAGCCGGCCGAGGAGATCTTCGGGCGGACCATGCGCATCCCGGACGAGCTGATCGACGGCTGGTCGTCGCTGCTCGGCGTCGACGTGTCGGCGGAGGCCGCGGACGATCCGCGGGCCCGGAAGCGCGCGTTGGCCCGCGGCCTGTGCGAGCGGTTCGCGGGGGAGGGGGAAGGGCTCCGGGCGCAGGAGGCGTTCGACCGACTGTTCAAGGACCGCGCGGTCCCGCAGGACGTGCCCGAGCACGCGCTGGGAGCCGGCGACGCCCAGGTGCACCTGCCGGCGCTGCTGGCCGAGGCGTTCGGGGTGTCGCGGTCCGAGGCCCGGCGCGCGATCGTCCAGGGGGGCGTGAGGGTGGACGGCGAGCCGTGGCAGACGGACGCCTTGGACGCCGAGGCGACGCGACTGGACGGCCGCGTCCTCCAGCTCGGCAAGCGTCGCTTCGTCCGGGTGGTCGTCCCCGAGTAG
- the argH gene encoding argininosuccinate lyase yields MSRFAEPQDPVFREMNTSLGFDRRMWPQDLRGSRAHARMLAARGIIGQDDLDAILRGFEQIEGELRGGTFPFEPDDEDIHMAVERRLTELVGDPGARLHTARSRNDQVATDFALWTGEAAERAIAAIEGLMRTILDVAGRHLDWPMPAYTHLQRAQPVYLAHHLLTYVWMLERDRARFRFTREQALRRMPLGAGALAGVNFDTDRAMTAAELGFEAPAPNSIDAVSNRDFALDYLSAAATCATHLSRLGQEIVQWASEEFGFLTLPDAWSSGSSLMPQKKNPDCAELLRAKAPRITGHLAALHGVIHALPLTYNKDLQEDKEHVFDAADTLEQALAAAAGMIGGATFRADRMAAAAADELLAATDLADELVKRGVPFRQCHGIVGGLVRLAVESGRTLSEIPDEELTAQSEHLGPWIRELLEPRAPLERKQSQGGTSSARLREQLALAQGLLA; encoded by the coding sequence ATGTCGCGATTCGCCGAGCCGCAGGACCCGGTCTTCCGGGAGATGAACACGTCCCTGGGCTTCGACCGACGCATGTGGCCCCAGGACCTCCGCGGCTCCCGCGCCCACGCGCGGATGCTGGCGGCGCGGGGGATCATCGGCCAGGACGACCTGGACGCGATCCTGCGCGGCTTCGAGCAGATCGAGGGCGAGCTGCGGGGCGGCACGTTCCCGTTCGAGCCGGACGACGAGGACATCCACATGGCGGTCGAGCGGCGCCTGACGGAGCTCGTCGGGGACCCCGGCGCCCGGCTGCACACGGCGCGCTCGCGCAACGACCAGGTGGCGACCGACTTCGCGCTGTGGACGGGCGAGGCGGCCGAGCGCGCGATCGCGGCGATCGAGGGCCTCATGCGCACGATCCTCGACGTCGCGGGGCGGCACCTCGACTGGCCGATGCCGGCCTACACGCACCTGCAGCGCGCGCAGCCGGTGTACCTGGCGCACCACCTGCTGACGTACGTCTGGATGCTCGAGCGCGACCGCGCGCGCTTCCGCTTCACGCGTGAGCAGGCGCTGCGCCGGATGCCGCTGGGCGCCGGCGCGCTGGCGGGCGTCAACTTCGACACCGACCGGGCCATGACCGCGGCCGAGCTCGGCTTCGAGGCGCCGGCGCCGAACTCGATCGACGCGGTCTCCAACCGCGACTTCGCGCTCGACTACCTGAGCGCCGCGGCGACCTGTGCGACGCACCTCTCGCGCCTGGGGCAGGAGATCGTCCAGTGGGCGAGCGAGGAGTTCGGCTTCCTGACGCTGCCCGACGCGTGGTCGTCGGGCAGCTCGCTCATGCCGCAGAAGAAGAACCCGGACTGCGCCGAGCTGCTGCGCGCGAAGGCGCCGCGGATCACCGGGCACCTGGCGGCGCTGCACGGCGTCATCCACGCCCTCCCGCTGACCTACAACAAGGACCTGCAGGAGGACAAGGAGCACGTCTTCGACGCGGCCGACACGCTCGAGCAGGCGCTCGCCGCCGCGGCGGGCATGATCGGCGGGGCGACGTTCCGCGCCGATCGCATGGCGGCCGCGGCGGCCGACGAGCTGCTCGCGGCGACCGATCTGGCGGACGAGCTCGTCAAGCGCGGCGTGCCCTTCCGCCAGTGCCACGGCATCGTCGGCGGCCTCGTCCGCCTGGCGGTCGAGTCGGGGCGCACGCTCTCCGAGATCCCGGACGAGGAGCTGACCGCGCAGAGCGAGCACCTGGGGCCGTGGATCCGCGAGCTGCTCGAGCCGCGCGCGCCGCTCGAGCGCAAGCAGAGCCAGGGCGGGACGTCGTCGGCGCGGCTGCGCGAGCAGCTCGCGCTGGCGCAGGGCCTGCTCGCCTGA
- a CDS encoding transglycosylase domain-containing protein, producing the protein MMMAVSSDLPDLDTAKEFQTAKNSFLLDRNNRQIGILADSSRYIVTSGQISQDVKDAVIATEDERFMENSGVDLKGIGRAVFQDLVERRAAQGASTITQQLVKLALQAENKRTVFQKLREAALAYHMTKQWSKQKILTTYLNRVYFGNGAYGVESAAKTYFGKDPEHAGCAPPKKPCAAQLRPAEAALLAAIIASPSRFDPVTEPEAAYRRRNVVLLKMRDQRRISPAEYEEARNEPLPSRDDIEPPTLDAENPYFSSWVTAQLVDKVGAQRTYEGGLKVRTTLDPQIQKAAQGAIDAYLTRPDMPTASMVVIDNRTGEVRAMVGGRDYRKKPFNLATQGQRQPGSSFKPFVLAQALREGISPSRTYASKRLTLKVKDENGRRETFRVTNDESAYSGRSSIARALTFSDNAVYAQLGQTVGTRDVAKLIKRMGIRTPVSSNAALALGAPRRGVTVLDMAHAYETFATRGLRINGTLGAPNGGPVGITRIEEPGRKTRVNHRRAERVMSQQVADTTTGIMRTVVSKGTGHRAQYGGFAAGKTGTTENNVDAWFVGFSRELTVAVWVGYPDSGKPMQTEFMGEPVEGGTYPAAIWGEFMHRVAATAGKAKDDDDPNLPVEGKEPAVPDATGTDTTATDAAPAAPSAGDAGGDDGSTPSAPAPEPSAPATGEGAGSTGGSGSSSSGGGAPGGGTSGGGSAGGGGSAGGGSAGGAGGGAAGTGGGSAGAGGSGAVPLG; encoded by the coding sequence ATGATGATGGCCGTCTCGAGCGACCTGCCCGACCTGGACACCGCCAAGGAGTTCCAGACGGCGAAGAACTCGTTCCTGCTGGACCGCAACAACCGGCAGATCGGCATCCTCGCGGACTCCTCCCGGTACATCGTGACGTCGGGGCAGATCTCGCAGGACGTCAAGGACGCGGTGATCGCGACCGAGGACGAGCGGTTCATGGAGAACAGCGGCGTCGACCTGAAGGGCATCGGCCGCGCCGTCTTCCAGGACCTCGTCGAGCGCCGGGCCGCCCAGGGCGCGTCCACGATCACGCAGCAGCTCGTCAAGCTCGCGCTGCAGGCGGAGAACAAGCGCACGGTCTTCCAGAAGCTGCGCGAGGCGGCGCTGGCGTACCACATGACGAAGCAGTGGTCGAAGCAGAAGATCCTGACCACGTACCTGAACCGCGTCTACTTCGGCAACGGCGCGTACGGGGTGGAGTCGGCCGCGAAGACGTACTTCGGCAAGGACCCCGAGCACGCCGGCTGCGCCCCGCCGAAGAAGCCGTGCGCCGCGCAGCTGCGCCCGGCCGAGGCCGCGCTGCTGGCCGCGATCATCGCGTCGCCCTCGCGGTTCGACCCGGTCACCGAGCCCGAGGCGGCCTACCGTCGGCGCAACGTCGTGCTCCTCAAGATGCGGGACCAGCGCCGCATCTCCCCGGCCGAGTACGAGGAGGCGCGCAACGAGCCGCTCCCGTCCCGCGACGACATCGAGCCGCCGACGCTCGACGCCGAGAACCCGTACTTCTCGTCGTGGGTGACCGCCCAGCTCGTCGACAAGGTCGGCGCGCAGCGCACGTACGAGGGCGGCCTGAAGGTCCGCACCACCCTCGATCCGCAGATCCAGAAGGCCGCGCAGGGGGCGATCGACGCGTACCTGACCCGGCCCGACATGCCGACCGCGTCGATGGTCGTCATCGACAACCGCACGGGCGAGGTCCGCGCGATGGTCGGCGGCCGCGACTACCGGAAGAAGCCGTTCAACCTGGCGACGCAGGGCCAGCGGCAGCCCGGGTCGTCCTTCAAGCCGTTCGTGCTCGCGCAGGCGCTGCGCGAGGGGATCTCGCCCAGCCGCACCTACGCCTCGAAGCGCCTGACGCTGAAGGTCAAGGACGAGAACGGCCGCCGCGAGACGTTCCGGGTGACGAACGACGAGAGCGCCTACTCGGGCCGTTCGTCCATCGCCCGCGCCCTGACGTTCTCCGACAACGCGGTCTACGCGCAGCTCGGGCAGACCGTCGGCACGCGCGACGTCGCCAAGCTGATCAAGCGGATGGGCATCCGCACGCCCGTCTCGTCGAACGCGGCGCTCGCGCTCGGCGCGCCGCGCCGGGGCGTGACCGTGCTCGACATGGCCCACGCCTACGAGACGTTCGCCACGCGCGGCCTGCGCATCAACGGCACGCTCGGCGCCCCGAACGGCGGGCCCGTCGGCATCACGCGCATCGAGGAGCCCGGCCGGAAGACCCGCGTCAACCACCGGCGCGCCGAGCGCGTGATGTCGCAGCAGGTCGCCGACACCACGACGGGCATCATGCGCACCGTCGTGTCGAAGGGCACCGGCCACCGCGCGCAGTACGGCGGATTCGCGGCCGGGAAGACCGGCACGACGGAGAACAACGTCGACGCCTGGTTCGTCGGGTTCTCGCGCGAGCTGACCGTCGCCGTGTGGGTCGGCTATCCCGACTCGGGCAAGCCGATGCAGACCGAGTTCATGGGCGAGCCGGTCGAGGGCGGCACCTACCCGGCCGCGATCTGGGGCGAGTTCATGCACCGCGTCGCCGCGACGGCCGGCAAGGCCAAGGACGACGACGACCCCAACCTGCCGGTGGAGGGCAAGGAGCCCGCCGTGCCCGACGCGACGGGCACCGACACCACCGCCACGGACGCCGCCCCCGCGGCGCCCTCCGCGGGGGACGCCGGCGGGGACGACGGCAGCACGCCGAGCGCGCCGGCGCCCGAGCCGAGCGCGCCGGCGACCGGCGAGGGTGCCGGATCGACGGGCGGATCCGGCTCGTCGTCCTCCGGCGGCGGCGCGCCGGGCGGCGGAACCTCCGGCGGCGGGTCGGCCGGCGGCGGCGGGTCGGCCGGCGGCGGCTCCGCCGGTGGCGCGGGCGGCGGCGCGGCGGGCACCGGTGGCGGCTCGGCCGGCGCCGGCGGGTCGGGCGCCGTCCCCCTCGGGTAG
- a CDS encoding branched-chain amino acid transaminase: MPQADVIWKNGELVPWDEAKVHVLTHALHYGTGVFEGVRCYDTEIGPAIFRHPEHVARLFASSELYYMPVPYTPEQIRQATLDTVAANGLRSCYIRPLVFRGEGPMGLSPLDSPVDVIIACWEWGAYLGEEGKAKGVRAKVSSWRRLSPAGLIPHAKASGQYLNSVLAKIEVTKAGYEEAILLDEQGVVNEGSGENIFVVRDGRVFTPPQSASILDGVNRRSILQIAADLGVEVVERDIARAELYLADEVFLTGTAAELTPVREIDDHRVGTGEPGPVTRELQRVFEDALHGRDERYRGWLDPVPMDGTKA, encoded by the coding sequence GTGCCGCAGGCGGACGTCATCTGGAAGAACGGCGAGCTCGTCCCGTGGGACGAGGCCAAGGTGCACGTGCTCACGCACGCGCTGCACTACGGCACCGGCGTCTTCGAGGGCGTGCGCTGCTACGACACCGAGATCGGCCCCGCCATCTTCCGGCACCCCGAGCACGTGGCGCGGCTCTTCGCCTCGTCCGAGCTGTACTACATGCCGGTGCCGTACACGCCGGAGCAGATCCGGCAGGCGACCCTCGACACGGTCGCGGCCAACGGCCTGCGCTCCTGCTACATCCGCCCGCTCGTCTTCCGCGGCGAGGGCCCGATGGGGCTCAGCCCGCTCGACTCCCCGGTCGACGTGATCATCGCCTGCTGGGAATGGGGCGCGTACCTCGGCGAGGAGGGCAAGGCGAAGGGCGTCCGCGCCAAGGTCTCGTCCTGGCGCCGGCTCTCGCCCGCGGGGCTGATCCCGCACGCGAAGGCGTCGGGGCAGTACCTCAACTCCGTCCTGGCGAAGATCGAGGTCACGAAAGCCGGCTACGAGGAGGCGATCCTCCTCGACGAGCAGGGCGTCGTGAACGAGGGCTCGGGCGAGAACATCTTCGTCGTCCGCGACGGTCGCGTGTTCACCCCGCCGCAGTCGGCGTCGATCCTCGACGGCGTCAACCGCCGCTCGATCCTGCAGATCGCCGCCGACCTGGGCGTCGAGGTCGTCGAGCGCGACATCGCGCGCGCCGAGCTGTACCTGGCGGACGAGGTCTTCCTGACCGGCACCGCGGCCGAGCTGACGCCGGTGCGCGAGATCGACGACCACCGCGTCGGCACGGGCGAGCCCGGGCCGGTCACCCGCGAGCTGCAGCGGGTCTTCGAGGACGCCCTGCACGGCCGCGACGAGCGGTACCGCGGCTGGCTCGATCCCGTCCCGATGGACGGAACGAAGGCCTGA